The following are encoded together in the Xanthobacter autotrophicus Py2 genome:
- a CDS encoding proton-translocating NADH-quinone oxidoreductase, chain M (TIGRFAM: proton-translocating NADH-quinone oxidoreductase, chain M~PFAM: NADH/Ubiquinone/plastoquinone (complex I)~KEGG: mlo:mll1354 NADH dehydrogenase I chain M), which yields MTDWPILSVVTFLPLVGALFILVVRGDDEVTARNARWVALWTTLVTFVVSLLLLPGFDSAASGFQFVEKKAWLGELAAYHMGVDGISLPFVILTTFLMPFCILASWESVHKRVKEYMIAFLVLETLMIGTFCALDLVLFYFFFEGGLIPMFLIIGIWGGQRRIYAAFKFFLYTLAGSVLMMLAIMAMYWQSGTTDVPTLLTHGFPSGMQTWLWLAFFASFAVKMPMWPVHTWLPDAHVEAPTAGSVILAGVLLKMGGYGFLRYSLPMFPEASHYFAPLVFTLSVVAIIYTSLVALVQEDIKKLIAYSSIAHMGFVTMGIFAMNEQGLQGAMFLMISHGFVSGALFLCVGVIYDRLHTREIAAYGGLVHRMPLYATVLMIFTMANVGLPGTSGFIGEFLTMLAAFERNTWIAFFAATGVILSAGYALWLYLRVIFGPLEKEKLKTMMDLSPREIVIMVPLVILTILFGVWPAPILNMTSHAVNAVVARTDSVAGAVKTALLLSF from the coding sequence ATGACCGACTGGCCCATCCTCTCCGTCGTAACCTTCCTGCCGCTGGTCGGCGCGCTCTTCATCCTGGTGGTGCGGGGCGATGACGAGGTGACCGCACGCAACGCCCGCTGGGTGGCGCTGTGGACCACCCTCGTCACCTTCGTGGTGTCGCTGCTGCTGCTGCCGGGCTTCGACTCCGCGGCGTCCGGCTTCCAGTTCGTGGAAAAGAAGGCGTGGCTCGGCGAACTCGCCGCCTACCACATGGGCGTGGACGGCATCTCGCTTCCCTTCGTCATCCTCACCACGTTCCTCATGCCCTTCTGCATCCTCGCCTCCTGGGAGAGCGTGCATAAGCGCGTGAAGGAATACATGATCGCGTTCCTGGTGCTCGAAACGCTGATGATCGGCACCTTCTGCGCGCTGGACCTCGTCCTCTTCTATTTCTTCTTCGAGGGCGGCCTCATCCCGATGTTCCTCATCATCGGCATCTGGGGCGGTCAGCGGCGCATCTACGCGGCCTTCAAGTTCTTCCTCTACACGCTGGCCGGTTCCGTGCTGATGATGCTCGCCATCATGGCCATGTACTGGCAGTCCGGCACCACCGACGTGCCGACGCTGCTGACCCACGGTTTCCCGTCCGGCATGCAGACTTGGCTGTGGCTGGCCTTCTTCGCCTCCTTCGCGGTGAAGATGCCCATGTGGCCGGTGCACACCTGGCTGCCCGACGCCCACGTGGAGGCGCCCACCGCCGGTTCGGTCATTCTGGCGGGCGTGCTGCTGAAGATGGGCGGATACGGCTTCCTGCGTTACTCGCTGCCCATGTTCCCGGAAGCGAGCCACTATTTCGCGCCGCTGGTGTTCACCCTCTCGGTGGTGGCCATCATCTACACGTCGCTGGTGGCCCTCGTTCAGGAGGACATCAAGAAGCTGATCGCTTACTCGTCCATTGCCCACATGGGCTTCGTGACTATGGGCATCTTCGCCATGAACGAGCAGGGCCTGCAGGGGGCCATGTTCCTCATGATCTCCCACGGCTTCGTCTCCGGCGCGCTGTTCCTGTGCGTGGGCGTCATCTATGACCGGCTGCACACCCGCGAGATCGCGGCCTATGGCGGCCTCGTGCATCGCATGCCGCTCTACGCCACGGTGCTGATGATCTTCACCATGGCAAACGTGGGCCTGCCGGGCACCTCGGGCTTCATCGGCGAGTTCCTGACCATGCTCGCCGCCTTCGAGCGCAACACCTGGATCGCCTTCTTCGCGGCAACCGGCGTGATCCTTTCGGCGGGCTATGCCCTGTGGCTCTACCTGCGCGTGATCTTCGGGCCGCTCGAGAAGGAGAAGCTGAAGACCATGATGGACCTCTCCCCCCGGGAGATCGTGATCATGGTGCCTCTGGTGATCCTCACCATTCTCTTCGGCGTGTGGCCCGCGCCCATCCTCAACATGACATCCCATGCGGTGAACGCGGTCGTCGCGCGTACCGATTCTGTGGCGGGTGCGGTGAAGACCGCCCTGCTGCTGAGCTTCTGA
- a CDS encoding NADH-ubiquinone/plastoquinone oxidoreductase chain 6 (PFAM: NADH-ubiquinone/plastoquinone oxidoreductase chain 6~KEGG: nwi:Nwi_1878 NADH dehydrogenase subunit J): MNVAAAFFYLFAFVLVASAFMVISSRNPVQSVLFLILAFVNAAGLFILIGAEFLALILVVVYVGAVAVLFLFVVMMLDVDFVELRQGFLQYLPVGLVIGLIFLAELVLVAGAWVMGPGVASAVKSAPPSAGDVGNVQAIGQVLYTDYIYFFQAAGFVLLVAMIGAIVLTLRHKVNVKRQNISAQVARTAKTAMDVVKVRPGQGL; encoded by the coding sequence ATGAACGTCGCGGCAGCGTTTTTCTATCTCTTCGCCTTCGTGCTGGTGGCGTCCGCCTTCATGGTGATCTCCTCCCGCAACCCGGTGCAGTCCGTCCTGTTCCTCATCCTCGCCTTCGTGAACGCGGCGGGGCTCTTCATCCTGATCGGTGCGGAGTTCCTCGCGCTGATCCTGGTGGTGGTCTATGTGGGCGCGGTGGCGGTGCTCTTCCTCTTCGTCGTGATGATGCTCGACGTGGACTTCGTGGAACTGCGCCAGGGCTTCCTGCAATACCTGCCGGTGGGCCTCGTGATCGGGCTCATCTTCCTCGCCGAGCTGGTGCTTGTCGCCGGGGCTTGGGTGATGGGGCCGGGCGTCGCTTCGGCGGTGAAGTCGGCGCCGCCGTCCGCAGGTGACGTGGGCAACGTCCAGGCCATCGGGCAGGTGCTCTACACGGACTACATCTACTTCTTCCAGGCGGCGGGCTTCGTGCTTCTCGTCGCCATGATCGGCGCCATCGTGCTCACCCTGCGCCACAAGGTGAACGTGAAGCGCCAGAATATCTCGGCGCAGGTCGCGCGCACCGCCAAGACCGCCATGGACGTGGTCAAGGTGCGCCCCGGCCAGGGCCTTTGA
- a CDS encoding NADH dehydrogenase (quinone) (PFAM: respiratory-chain NADH dehydrogenase subunit 1~KEGG: rpd:RPD_2878 respiratory-chain NADH dehydrogenase, subunit 1) — protein MNWQDTLIQVLIILGQSLALLVALLIFIAFILLADRKIWAAVQLRRGPNVVGPFGLFQSFADLLKFVLKEPTIPAGANKAIFLLAPLVTCVLALAAWAVVPLAKGWVIADLNVGVLYIFAISSLGVYGIIMGGWASNSKYPFLAALRSAAQMVSYEVSIGFVIITVLMCAGSLNLTQIVEAQNGRFGLLNWYFLPLLPMFVIFFISALAETNRPPFDLVEAESELVAGFMTEYGSTPYLLFMLGEYVAIMTMCAMATILFLGGWLSPLPFPPFTWVPGLVWFVIKLCFMFFLFAMAKAMVPRYRYDQLMRLGWKVFLPISLVAVVVVASVLHFTGMAPR, from the coding sequence ATGAACTGGCAGGATACCCTTATCCAGGTGCTGATCATCCTCGGGCAGAGCCTGGCTCTGCTCGTGGCGCTCCTGATTTTCATCGCCTTCATCCTGCTCGCCGATCGCAAGATCTGGGCGGCGGTGCAGCTGCGGCGCGGGCCGAACGTGGTGGGCCCCTTCGGCCTGTTCCAGTCGTTCGCCGACCTTCTGAAGTTCGTGCTGAAGGAACCGACCATCCCGGCCGGCGCCAACAAGGCGATCTTCCTGCTTGCCCCGCTGGTGACCTGCGTTCTGGCGCTTGCTGCCTGGGCGGTTGTGCCGCTGGCGAAGGGCTGGGTGATCGCCGACCTGAACGTGGGCGTGCTCTATATCTTCGCGATCTCGTCGCTGGGCGTGTACGGCATCATCATGGGCGGCTGGGCGTCCAACTCGAAGTATCCCTTCCTGGCGGCGCTCCGCTCCGCCGCGCAGATGGTGTCCTACGAGGTTTCCATCGGCTTCGTGATCATCACGGTGCTGATGTGCGCGGGCTCGCTGAACCTGACCCAGATCGTTGAGGCGCAGAACGGCCGGTTCGGGCTGCTGAACTGGTATTTCCTGCCGCTCCTGCCCATGTTCGTCATCTTCTTCATCTCGGCCCTTGCCGAGACCAACCGCCCGCCCTTCGACCTCGTGGAAGCGGAGTCGGAGCTGGTGGCCGGCTTCATGACCGAGTACGGCTCGACGCCCTACCTGCTGTTCATGCTCGGCGAGTACGTGGCCATCATGACCATGTGCGCCATGGCGACCATCCTGTTCCTCGGCGGCTGGCTCTCGCCGCTGCCGTTCCCGCCCTTCACCTGGGTGCCGGGCCTGGTGTGGTTCGTCATCAAGCTGTGCTTCATGTTCTTCCTCTTCGCCATGGCGAAGGCCATGGTGCCGCGTTATCGCTACGACCAGCTCATGCGACTCGGCTGGAAGGTGTTCCTGCCGATCTCCCTGGTTGCCGTGGTGGTGGTCGCGAGCGTCCTGCACTTCACCGGGATGGCGCCGCGATGA
- a CDS encoding NADH-ubiquinone oxidoreductase chain 4L (PFAM: NADH-ubiquinone oxidoreductase chain 4L~KEGG: sme:SMc01924 NADH dehydrogenase I chain K) has protein sequence MGMDIGLSHYLTVAAILFTLGTLGIFLNRKNVIVILMSVELILLAVNINLVSFSAFLGNLTGQVFALLVLTVAAAEAAIGLAILVVFYRNRGSIAVEDINAMKG, from the coding sequence ATGGGCATGGACATCGGTCTCTCCCACTATCTGACCGTCGCGGCGATCCTGTTCACGCTGGGAACGCTCGGCATCTTCCTCAACCGGAAGAATGTGATCGTCATCCTCATGTCGGTGGAGCTGATCCTGCTCGCCGTGAACATCAACCTGGTGTCGTTCTCGGCCTTCCTCGGGAACCTGACCGGCCAGGTGTTCGCGCTGCTTGTCCTCACCGTCGCGGCGGCCGAGGCGGCCATCGGCCTCGCCATCCTCGTGGTGTTCTACCGCAACCGCGGTTCGATCGCCGTCGAGGACATCAACGCCATGAAGGGCTGA
- a CDS encoding NADH-quinone oxidoreductase, chain G (TIGRFAM: NADH-quinone oxidoreductase, chain G~PFAM: ferredoxin; molybdopterin oxidoreductase; NADH-quinone oxidoreductase chain G~KEGG: mlo:mll1362 NADH dehydrogenase I chain G), with amino-acid sequence MAKIVVDGTEVDVPAEYTLLQACEAAGVEIPRFCFHERLSIAGNCRMCLVEVKGGPPKPTASCAMAVKDLRPGPNGEPPVVLTKSPMVKKAREGVMEFLLINHPLDCPICDQGGECDLQDQAMAYGADTSRFAENKRAVEDKYIGPLVRTSMNRCIQCTRCVRFSTEVAGVPDLGAIGRGEDMEITTYLEHAMRSEMQGNVADLCPVGALTHKPYQFHARPWELIKTESIDVMDAVGSNIRIDTRGREVMRILPRNNDVVNEEWISDKSRYVWDGLKVQRLDRPYVRKDSRLVAASWSEAFAAIAAKVKAAPAAKIGAIIGDLASVEEVFALKTLIGKLGSANIDCRQDGAALDPALGRATYVFNPTIAGIDEADAILLVGTDPRHEASVLNARLRKRWRQGGLKVGLIGAKVDLTYPYEYLGAGPDSLSDLAGTGAFGEVLRKAERPLIIVGQGALARSDGAAVLALTARVAVACGAVKDGWNGFAVLHTAAARVGALDVGAVPGAGGLDVAAMTAPGGLDVAFLLGADEVAVAPGAFVVYLGTHGDTGAHRADVILPGAAYPEKSGLYVNTEGRVQFANRAAFPPGEAREDWAILRALSDVLGQTLPFDNVLALRAQLVAAYPHLGHIDEVAAADPAAVATLAQAGGTVDKAAFALPIDDFFLTNPIARASAVMAECSALRLAATAQAAE; translated from the coding sequence ATGGCGAAGATCGTCGTCGACGGCACAGAAGTCGATGTCCCGGCCGAATACACGCTGCTCCAGGCGTGCGAGGCGGCGGGCGTCGAGATTCCGCGCTTCTGCTTCCATGAGCGGCTGTCCATTGCCGGCAATTGCCGCATGTGCCTGGTGGAAGTGAAGGGCGGCCCGCCCAAGCCCACCGCGTCCTGCGCCATGGCGGTGAAGGACCTGCGTCCCGGCCCCAACGGCGAGCCGCCCGTGGTGCTCACCAAGAGCCCCATGGTGAAGAAGGCGCGCGAAGGGGTGATGGAGTTCCTGCTCATCAACCACCCGCTGGATTGCCCGATCTGCGACCAGGGCGGCGAGTGCGACCTGCAGGACCAGGCCATGGCCTATGGCGCGGACACCTCGCGCTTCGCCGAGAACAAGCGCGCGGTCGAAGACAAGTACATCGGCCCCCTGGTGCGGACCTCCATGAACCGGTGCATCCAGTGCACCCGCTGCGTGCGCTTCTCCACGGAAGTCGCCGGTGTGCCCGACCTCGGTGCCATCGGCCGCGGCGAGGACATGGAGATCACCACCTATCTCGAGCACGCCATGCGCTCGGAGATGCAGGGCAACGTGGCGGACCTGTGCCCGGTGGGCGCGCTCACCCACAAGCCCTACCAGTTCCATGCCCGGCCGTGGGAGCTGATCAAGACCGAGTCCATCGACGTGATGGACGCGGTGGGCTCCAACATCCGCATCGACACCCGCGGCCGCGAGGTCATGCGCATCCTGCCGCGCAACAACGACGTCGTGAACGAGGAGTGGATCTCCGATAAGTCCCGCTATGTGTGGGACGGCCTGAAGGTCCAGCGCCTCGACCGGCCCTATGTGCGCAAGGATAGCCGGCTGGTCGCCGCATCCTGGAGCGAGGCGTTCGCCGCCATCGCCGCCAAGGTGAAGGCTGCGCCCGCGGCGAAGATCGGCGCCATCATCGGCGACCTCGCCAGCGTGGAAGAGGTCTTCGCCCTCAAGACGCTGATCGGCAAGCTGGGTTCGGCCAACATCGACTGTCGCCAGGATGGCGCGGCGCTTGATCCTGCGCTGGGCCGAGCGACCTATGTGTTCAACCCCACCATCGCCGGCATCGACGAGGCGGACGCCATCCTGCTGGTGGGCACGGATCCGCGCCACGAGGCCTCGGTCCTCAATGCGCGCCTGCGCAAGCGTTGGCGGCAGGGCGGGCTGAAGGTGGGCCTCATCGGCGCCAAGGTGGACCTCACCTACCCCTATGAATATCTCGGCGCCGGCCCGGACAGCCTGTCCGATCTCGCCGGCACCGGCGCCTTTGGCGAGGTGCTGCGCAAGGCTGAGCGTCCGCTCATCATCGTCGGGCAGGGTGCTCTCGCGCGGTCGGACGGTGCAGCCGTGCTGGCGCTGACGGCCCGAGTGGCGGTTGCCTGCGGTGCGGTGAAGGACGGCTGGAACGGCTTCGCGGTGCTCCACACTGCCGCGGCCCGCGTCGGTGCTCTTGACGTGGGCGCGGTGCCCGGCGCCGGTGGGCTCGATGTTGCGGCCATGACCGCTCCGGGCGGGCTCGACGTTGCCTTCCTCCTGGGCGCCGACGAGGTGGCTGTCGCCCCCGGCGCCTTCGTGGTCTATCTCGGCACCCATGGCGACACCGGGGCGCACCGGGCGGACGTGATCCTTCCCGGCGCGGCCTATCCGGAAAAGTCCGGCCTCTATGTGAACACGGAAGGCCGGGTGCAGTTCGCCAACCGCGCCGCCTTCCCGCCCGGTGAGGCCCGCGAGGACTGGGCCATCCTGCGCGCCCTGTCGGACGTGCTCGGCCAGACCCTGCCGTTCGACAACGTCCTGGCCTTGCGCGCCCAGCTGGTCGCGGCCTATCCCCACCTCGGCCACATCGACGAGGTGGCGGCGGCCGATCCGGCGGCGGTGGCCACCCTTGCGCAGGCGGGCGGCACCGTGGACAAGGCGGCGTTCGCGCTGCCCATCGATGATTTCTTCCTCACCAACCCCATCGCCCGCGCCTCCGCGGTAATGGCCGAATGCTCTGCCCTGCGCCTTGCGGCGACGGCGCAGGCAGCGGAGTGA
- a CDS encoding proton-translocating NADH-quinone oxidoreductase, chain L (TIGRFAM: proton-translocating NADH-quinone oxidoreductase, chain L~PFAM: NADH-Ubiquinone oxidoreductase (complex I) chain 5/L domain protein; NADH/Ubiquinone/plastoquinone (complex I); NADH dehydrogenase subunit 5 domain protein~KEGG: bja:bll4906 NADH ubiquinone oxidoreductase chain L) codes for MYQAIVFFPLLGFLIAGLFGRTMGARASEVVTTSLLFIACFLAWIAFFSVGFGDHDTRVQVMQWIHVGDLKVDWAFRVDTMTVIMLIVVTTVSSLVHLYSIGYMHEDPSRPRFFAYLSLFTFAMLMLVTADNLLQLFFGWEGVGLASYLLIGFWYEKPSANAAAMKAFVVNRVGDFGFMLGIFAIFVMTGSIAFEQVFAAAPSLAGKTIPFLGHHWDAPTVIALLLFVGAMGKSAQFLLHTWLPDAMEGPTPVSALIHAATMVTAGVFMVARMSPIFELSQTALNVVMLIGATTAMFAATVALVQNDIKKVIAYSTCSQLGYMFVAMGAGAYSIGVFHLVTHACFKALLFLCAGSVINAMHHEQDMRHMGGLAKKIPFTYVMMLIGTLAITGFPFLAGYYSKDAIIESAWASHNYFALYGWVMTVAAAALTSFYSWRLIFLTFHGHPHDHHHYEAAHESPRVMTIPLGVLAVGSVIAGFALYNVFVGEGVHDFFRHSIFMGAENHILHEIHDIPLWAKYLPTLMMVLGFLVAYWFYVVDRTVPVALAKSQDALYQFLLNKWYFDELYDRIFVKPALWIGRLLWKRGDGTIIDGFGPNGVSARVLDVTRGVVRLQTGYLYHYAFVMLIGVAAFITWFMFAGV; via the coding sequence ATGTATCAGGCGATCGTCTTCTTCCCCCTTCTCGGCTTCCTCATCGCCGGTCTGTTCGGCCGTACCATGGGCGCGCGGGCGAGCGAGGTGGTAACCACCTCCTTGCTCTTCATCGCCTGCTTCCTGGCCTGGATTGCGTTCTTCAGCGTCGGCTTCGGCGACCACGACACGCGCGTCCAGGTGATGCAGTGGATCCATGTGGGCGACCTCAAGGTCGACTGGGCGTTCCGGGTCGACACCATGACCGTGATCATGCTGATCGTGGTCACCACAGTGTCGTCTCTCGTGCACCTGTATTCCATCGGCTACATGCACGAGGACCCGAGCCGGCCGCGCTTCTTCGCCTATCTGTCGCTGTTCACCTTCGCCATGCTGATGCTGGTGACGGCGGACAACCTGCTCCAGCTGTTCTTCGGCTGGGAGGGCGTGGGCCTTGCCTCCTACCTGCTCATCGGCTTCTGGTACGAGAAGCCCTCCGCCAATGCGGCGGCCATGAAGGCCTTCGTGGTCAACCGTGTGGGTGACTTCGGCTTCATGCTGGGCATCTTCGCCATCTTCGTGATGACCGGTTCCATCGCCTTCGAGCAGGTGTTCGCGGCGGCGCCGTCGTTGGCCGGCAAGACCATCCCCTTCCTCGGACACCATTGGGATGCGCCCACGGTCATCGCCCTGCTGCTGTTCGTCGGCGCCATGGGCAAGTCGGCGCAGTTCCTGCTGCACACCTGGCTGCCGGACGCCATGGAGGGCCCGACCCCGGTGTCCGCCCTCATCCACGCCGCCACCATGGTGACCGCCGGCGTGTTCATGGTGGCGCGCATGTCGCCCATCTTCGAGCTGTCGCAGACCGCGCTCAACGTGGTGATGCTGATCGGTGCCACCACGGCCATGTTCGCGGCCACCGTGGCCCTGGTGCAGAACGACATCAAGAAGGTGATCGCCTATTCCACCTGTTCCCAGCTCGGCTACATGTTCGTGGCCATGGGAGCCGGAGCCTATTCCATCGGCGTGTTCCACCTGGTGACGCACGCCTGCTTCAAGGCGCTTCTGTTCCTCTGCGCCGGCTCGGTCATCAACGCGATGCACCATGAGCAGGACATGCGGCACATGGGCGGGCTCGCCAAGAAGATCCCCTTCACCTACGTCATGATGCTGATCGGGACCCTGGCCATCACCGGCTTCCCCTTTCTTGCGGGCTACTACTCCAAGGACGCCATCATCGAGTCCGCGTGGGCCTCGCACAATTATTTCGCCCTCTACGGTTGGGTGATGACCGTGGCGGCGGCGGCGCTGACCTCCTTCTATTCCTGGCGGCTGATCTTCCTCACCTTCCACGGCCACCCGCACGATCACCACCACTACGAGGCGGCACATGAATCGCCGCGGGTGATGACCATTCCGCTCGGCGTGCTGGCGGTGGGATCGGTGATCGCGGGCTTCGCGCTCTACAACGTGTTCGTGGGCGAGGGCGTGCACGACTTCTTCCGCCACTCCATCTTCATGGGTGCGGAAAACCACATCCTTCACGAGATCCATGACATACCGCTGTGGGCGAAGTACCTACCGACGCTGATGATGGTGCTCGGCTTCTTGGTCGCCTACTGGTTCTACGTGGTCGATCGCACGGTCCCGGTGGCGCTGGCCAAGTCGCAGGACGCGCTCTACCAGTTCCTGCTGAACAAGTGGTACTTCGACGAGCTCTACGACCGCATCTTCGTAAAGCCGGCGCTGTGGATCGGCCGGCTGCTGTGGAAGCGCGGCGACGGCACCATCATTGACGGCTTCGGCCCCAACGGCGTGTCGGCGCGGGTGCTCGACGTCACGCGCGGGGTGGTGCGGCTCCAGACCGGCTACCTCTACCACTACGCCTTCGTGATGCTCATCGGCGTCGCGGCTTTCATCACCTGGTTCATGTTCGCCGGAGTGTGA
- a CDS encoding NADH-quinone oxidoreductase, chain I (TIGRFAM: NADH-quinone oxidoreductase, chain I~PFAM: 4Fe-4S ferredoxin iron-sulfur binding domain protein~KEGG: rpe:RPE_2531 NADH-quinone oxidoreductase, chain I), whose amino-acid sequence MKLDQAARGLFLTELVSGFFLAMRYFFKPKATLNYPFEKGPLSPRFRGEHALRRYPNGEERCIACKLCEAICPAQAITIEAGPRRNDGTRRTTRYDIDMVKCIYCGFCQEACPVDAIVEGPNFEFAAETREELYYDKEKLLANGDRWEREIARSIAMDAPYR is encoded by the coding sequence ATGAAGCTCGATCAGGCCGCGCGCGGTCTCTTCCTGACGGAGCTCGTCTCCGGCTTCTTCCTCGCCATGCGCTATTTCTTCAAGCCCAAGGCGACGCTGAACTATCCCTTCGAGAAGGGGCCGCTCTCTCCGCGCTTTCGCGGCGAGCATGCGCTGCGCCGCTATCCCAACGGGGAAGAGCGCTGCATCGCCTGCAAGCTGTGCGAGGCCATCTGCCCGGCGCAGGCCATCACCATCGAGGCCGGTCCGCGCCGCAATGACGGCACGCGCCGCACCACCCGTTACGACATCGACATGGTGAAGTGCATCTATTGCGGCTTCTGCCAGGAGGCTTGCCCGGTGGATGCCATCGTCGAGGGGCCGAACTTCGAATTCGCCGCCGAGACCCGCGAAGAGCTTTATTACGACAAGGAAAAGCTGCTCGCGAACGGCGACCGGTGGGAGCGCGAGATCGCGCGGTCCATCGCCATGGATGCGCCGTATCGCTGA
- a CDS encoding NADH-quinone oxidoreductase, F subunit (TIGRFAM: NADH-quinone oxidoreductase, F subunit~PFAM: Respiratory-chain NADH dehydrogenase domain 51 kDa subunit~KEGG: rpe:RPE_2527 NADH-quinone oxidoreductase, F subunit): MLADKDRIFTNIYGLQDFGLKGARARGNWDGTKAILEKGRDWIINEMKTSGLRGRGGAGFSTGMKWSFMPKQSDGRPHYLVVNADESEPGTCKDREIMRNDPHTLIEGCLIASFAMGAHAAYIYVRGEYIFERKRLQAAIDEAYDAGLIGKSNIHDYPFDLYVHHGAGAYICGEETALLESLEGKKGMPRLKPPFPANMGLYGCPTTVNNVESIAVAPTILRRGAAWFSSIGRPNNVGTKLFSLAGHVNTPCVVEEAMSIPFRELVDKHGGGVRGGWDNLLGIIPGGASCPVIPAEQCADLIMDFDGTRAVKSSLGTAGVLVMDKSTDIIKAIARISAFFKHESCGQCTPCREGTGWMWRVVNRMAEGRAQKREIDMLLEVTTQIEGHTICALGDAAAWPVQGLIRHYRHVIEERIDQYAANPHPDPVPVAAE, encoded by the coding sequence ATGCTCGCCGACAAGGACCGCATCTTCACCAATATCTACGGCCTTCAGGATTTCGGCCTGAAGGGCGCGCGCGCCCGTGGCAACTGGGACGGCACCAAGGCCATCCTGGAGAAGGGCCGCGATTGGATCATCAACGAGATGAAGACCTCCGGCCTGCGTGGTCGCGGCGGGGCCGGCTTCTCCACCGGCATGAAGTGGTCCTTCATGCCCAAGCAGTCCGACGGGCGCCCCCACTATCTGGTGGTGAACGCCGACGAATCCGAGCCCGGCACCTGCAAGGACCGGGAGATCATGCGCAACGATCCGCATACGCTGATCGAGGGCTGCCTGATCGCCTCCTTCGCCATGGGTGCGCATGCCGCCTACATCTATGTGCGCGGGGAATACATCTTCGAGCGCAAGCGACTGCAGGCGGCCATCGACGAGGCCTATGACGCCGGCCTCATCGGCAAGAGCAACATCCACGACTACCCCTTCGACCTCTACGTGCACCACGGCGCCGGCGCCTATATCTGCGGCGAAGAGACCGCACTGCTGGAGAGCCTCGAGGGCAAGAAGGGCATGCCACGCCTGAAGCCCCCGTTCCCCGCGAACATGGGCCTGTACGGCTGCCCGACCACGGTGAACAACGTGGAGAGCATCGCGGTCGCCCCCACCATCCTGCGGCGCGGGGCGGCGTGGTTCTCCTCCATCGGCCGGCCGAACAACGTGGGCACCAAGCTGTTCAGCCTGGCCGGTCACGTGAACACGCCCTGCGTGGTGGAAGAAGCCATGAGCATCCCGTTCCGGGAGCTGGTCGACAAGCATGGCGGCGGCGTGCGCGGCGGCTGGGACAACCTGCTCGGCATCATCCCCGGCGGCGCATCCTGCCCGGTGATCCCGGCGGAACAGTGCGCCGACCTGATCATGGATTTCGACGGCACCCGCGCGGTGAAGTCGTCCCTCGGCACCGCGGGCGTGCTGGTGATGGACAAGTCCACGGACATCATTAAGGCGATCGCCCGCATCTCCGCCTTCTTCAAGCACGAGAGCTGCGGCCAGTGCACGCCCTGCCGCGAAGGCACCGGCTGGATGTGGCGCGTGGTCAACCGCATGGCCGAGGGCCGCGCCCAGAAGCGCGAGATCGACATGCTGCTGGAAGTGACGACCCAGATTGAGGGCCACACCATCTGCGCGCTCGGCGATGCCGCCGCGTGGCCGGTCCAGGGCCTCATCCGCCACTATCGTCACGTGATCGAAGAGCGGATCGACCAATATGCCGCCAACCCGCATCCGGACCCGGTTCCGGTGGCGGCGGAGTGA